From Afipia carboxidovorans OM5, one genomic window encodes:
- the ispG gene encoding flavodoxin-dependent (E)-4-hydroxy-3-methylbut-2-enyl-diphosphate synthase, giving the protein MTDVDLRARPQEGMKEIPAGPKGRHQTVQVTVGNVKVGGGAPIVVQSMTNTDTADIDSTVKQVAALARAGSEMVRITVDREEAAAAVPHIREKLDKLGVDVPLIGDFHYIGHKLLSEYPACAAALAKYRINPGNVGFKNKRDTQFTEIVEIALKNNKAVRIGANWGSLDQELLTRLMEDNAKSPNPIDARAVTREAMVQSALLSAQRAEEIGLPKNKMILSAKVSNVQDLIAVYRELAARSDYAIHLGLTEAGMGSKGIVASSAALGILLQEGIGDTIRVSLTPEPGGDRTLEVKVAQEILQTMGFRTFVPLVAACPGCGRTTSTVFQELARDIQAFINEEMPAWRNRYPGVEQLNVAVMGCIVNGPGESKHADIGISLPGTGETPAAPVFVDGQKFRTLRGATIAADFKALVIDYIEQRYGGAPAKPSTVTAAE; this is encoded by the coding sequence ATGACCGATGTCGATTTGCGAGCCCGCCCTCAGGAGGGCATGAAAGAAATCCCGGCCGGGCCGAAAGGCCGCCACCAGACCGTTCAGGTCACGGTCGGCAACGTCAAGGTCGGCGGCGGCGCACCCATCGTCGTGCAGTCGATGACCAACACCGATACGGCCGATATCGACTCGACCGTGAAGCAGGTCGCGGCGCTCGCGCGTGCCGGTTCGGAAATGGTTCGCATCACGGTCGACCGCGAAGAGGCGGCGGCGGCCGTGCCTCACATTCGTGAGAAGCTCGACAAGCTTGGCGTCGACGTGCCGCTGATCGGCGATTTCCATTACATCGGCCATAAGCTTCTGTCGGAATATCCGGCCTGCGCGGCCGCGCTCGCCAAGTATCGCATCAATCCCGGCAATGTCGGCTTCAAGAACAAGCGCGATACCCAGTTTACCGAGATCGTCGAGATCGCGCTCAAGAACAACAAGGCGGTGCGTATCGGCGCCAACTGGGGCTCGCTCGATCAGGAACTGCTGACGCGCCTGATGGAAGATAACGCCAAGTCGCCGAACCCGATCGATGCCCGCGCGGTGACGCGCGAGGCCATGGTGCAGTCGGCGTTGTTGTCGGCGCAACGCGCCGAAGAGATCGGCCTGCCCAAGAACAAGATGATCCTGTCGGCGAAAGTCTCGAACGTGCAGGACCTGATCGCGGTCTATCGCGAACTCGCGGCGCGTTCCGATTACGCGATCCATCTTGGCCTCACCGAGGCCGGCATGGGTTCGAAAGGTATTGTCGCATCCTCAGCCGCGCTCGGTATTCTGCTGCAGGAGGGTATCGGCGACACCATCCGCGTCTCGCTGACGCCTGAGCCCGGCGGGGATCGCACGCTGGAAGTGAAGGTCGCGCAGGAAATTTTGCAGACCATGGGCTTCCGCACCTTCGTACCGCTTGTGGCGGCCTGCCCCGGCTGCGGCCGCACCACCTCGACCGTATTCCAGGAGCTCGCGCGCGACATTCAGGCGTTCATCAACGAGGAAATGCCGGCGTGGCGTAACCGCTATCCCGGCGTCGAGCAGCTCAACGTTGCGGTGATGGGCTGCATCGTGAACGGCCCCGGCGAATCCAAGCACGCCGATATTGGCATCTCGCTGCCCGGCACCGGCGAAACGCCGGCAGCGCCGGTGTTCGTCGATGGTCAGAAATTCCGCACGCTGCGCGGCGCTACGATCGCCGCCGATTTCAAGGCGCTGGTGATCGATTATATCGAGCAGCGTTATGGCGGCGCGCCGGCCAAGCCATCGACCGTCACCGCGGCGGAATAA